Proteins found in one Oryza glaberrima chromosome 4, OglaRS2, whole genome shotgun sequence genomic segment:
- the LOC127772344 gene encoding uncharacterized membrane protein At4g09580-like has protein sequence MGREERFPVWEAALGAGVAAAFATGLVGVYLSMPDSDYSFLKLPRNLEELQILTGHLENYTSDYTIQVLVGYCSVYIFMQTFMIPGTIFMSLLAGSLFGQLRGVALVVFAASAGASSCFFLSKLIGKPLVFSLWPDKLMFFQKQVAKRREKLLNYMLFLRVTPTLPNTFINLASPIVDVPYHIFLLATLIGLIPASYVTVRAGIALGELTSLSDLYDTQSIALLFLIGIVSVTPTLLGKDEAQEKTTEIAVTAS, from the exons atggggagggaggagaggttcCCGGTGTgggaggcggcgctcggcgccggggtcgccgccgccttcgccaccgGGCTCGTCGGAGTCTACCTCTCCATGCCGGACTCCGACTACAGCTTCCTCAAGTTGCCGCGCAACCTCGAGGAGCTCCAAATCCTCAC TGGACATCTTGAGAACTATACCAGTGATTACACCATACAAGTGTTGGTGGGTTACTGTTCTGTGTACATCTTCATGCAGACCTTCATGATCCCAGGAACAATATTCATGTCATTGCTTGCCGGTTCTCTGTTTGGGCAACTCCGGGGTGTGGCCCTCGTGGTATTTGCAGCCTCTGCTGGTGCTTCTTCGTGCTTTTTCCTGTCGAAGCTGATTGGAAAGCCATTGGTGTTCTCACTGTGGCCAGATAAGCTCATGTTCTTCCAGAAGCAG gttgccaaaagaagagaaaagctgTTGAATTACATGCTTTTTCTCAGGGTCACCCCAACATTGCCAAACACCTTCATTAACTTAGCTTCACCCATAGTAGATGTGCCCTACCATATATTCTTACTGGCAACTCTCATCGGTCTCATCCCAGCTTCCTATGTTACTGTCAGG GCTGGGATTGCTCTAGGAGAGTTAACATCATTGAGTGACCTGTATGACACCCAATCGATAGCGCTGCTGTTCTTGATCGGGATTGTTTCGGTCACACCAACATTGTTGGGCAAGGACGAAGCGCAAGAAAAAACAACGGAAATTGCAGTTACTGCGTCATGA